One window from the genome of Erwinia sorbitola encodes:
- the hslR gene encoding ribosome-associated heat shock protein Hsp15 produces the protein MKEKPSEGVRLDKWLWAARFYKTRADAREMIEGGKVHYNGQRSKPSKLVEVAAELTLRQGNDQRTVVIEAVSDKRGPATVAQQLYRETEESIVKREKVALARKMNALTMPHPDRRPDKKERRDLMKFKHSGDE, from the coding sequence ATGAAAGAGAAACCCTCAGAAGGGGTACGGCTCGATAAATGGCTCTGGGCCGCACGCTTCTATAAAACCCGCGCTGACGCCCGCGAAATGATCGAAGGCGGCAAAGTCCACTACAACGGTCAGCGCAGTAAGCCCAGTAAACTGGTTGAAGTGGCTGCTGAACTGACGCTGCGCCAGGGTAACGATCAGCGCACCGTAGTTATTGAAGCGGTCAGTGACAAACGTGGCCCGGCGACCGTTGCGCAGCAGCTATACCGTGAGACGGAAGAGAGTATTGTGAAGCGGGAAAAAGTAGCCCTGGCGCGCAAAATGAATGCTCTCACCATGCCGCATCCTGACCGGCGTCCGGACAAAAAGGAACGTCGTGACCTGATGAAATTTAAACATTCTGGCGACGAATAA
- a CDS encoding intracellular growth attenuator family protein, with product MSTIVIILAVMLACSVTAGCFFWYAMRHRPPLAKPLPFVSPPYRKLSDEERAAVERYVSMQANDRNGTQPTGASSSPEQLVLTSQSNNVYPVTRSITRYGLSTDDKHKWRYYLDAVEVHLPPLWEQYIAEENYVELIKTQTIPLVISLNGHSLTQYRWEAPSLAPMVRATGQNASIRKEEGENVELLRVRKESLEEYALSRPDGTREALLISTGMLLFFLSLVGPLVLMPWLVIAGFSMILVSIWLLYRRPTEKDLRDIHCLRGAPKRWGLFGESNQGQISNISLGIIDLIYPPHWQSYVTQDLGQTTDIDIYLNRQVVRQGRFLSLQDEVRNFPIQRWRKNIVLAAGSLLVLVLLITWIPLSMPLKLSLAWIKGTESLQVTQVSALENVPLHVGDSLKVKGTGMCSIPAIYQGNRSYAFMPFDCSAVYWNKADPLPLPQSDIIDKATALLDTTRLQLHPQSSTDPKLNPQLATAIQKSGMILLDDFSDIVQKTEDLCNQDQDCVRLKNALVNLGNAKDWQTLVHRANSGALNGMNVLLRPVSAEALENLVNTATSSFFYRETRRAAEALNSPPPGGFLILSDEGRQLVNQPAPTASLFDYNAPEQWPELQRLAGMLLHTPFSASGIITSITTDANGTRHIALHSEPDTITLWHYLGSSLLLLALSLCLVINTLLALRRIHRHRIRMMEIHQYYEKCFNHSINDIQTVRPLF from the coding sequence ATGAGCACAATAGTCATCATATTGGCTGTGATGCTGGCCTGCTCGGTAACGGCAGGTTGTTTTTTTTGGTACGCTATGCGGCATCGTCCGCCGTTGGCGAAACCACTGCCATTTGTCAGCCCCCCCTATCGTAAACTGAGCGACGAAGAGCGCGCAGCGGTAGAGCGCTACGTCTCAATGCAGGCCAACGATCGTAACGGCACCCAGCCCACCGGTGCCAGCAGTTCACCAGAGCAACTGGTTCTCACCTCTCAAAGTAACAATGTTTATCCCGTCACCCGCTCAATTACCCGCTACGGACTTTCCACCGACGATAAGCACAAATGGCGCTACTACCTTGATGCCGTTGAAGTGCATCTGCCGCCATTATGGGAGCAATACATCGCGGAAGAGAACTACGTTGAGCTGATTAAGACGCAAACTATTCCGCTGGTGATCTCGCTGAACGGGCACTCGCTCACCCAGTACCGTTGGGAAGCGCCTTCGCTAGCGCCGATGGTGCGTGCGACCGGGCAGAATGCCTCAATCCGCAAGGAAGAGGGTGAAAATGTCGAGCTGCTCCGCGTGCGCAAAGAGAGCCTGGAAGAGTATGCATTAAGCCGCCCGGATGGCACCCGCGAGGCCCTGCTTATCAGCACCGGTATGCTGCTCTTTTTCCTCAGCCTGGTCGGCCCGCTGGTACTGATGCCGTGGCTGGTTATTGCTGGGTTCAGCATGATCCTGGTCAGTATCTGGTTACTCTATCGGCGTCCTACAGAGAAAGACCTGCGTGATATTCATTGCCTGCGCGGCGCACCTAAACGCTGGGGGCTGTTTGGTGAGTCCAACCAGGGCCAGATAAGTAATATCTCGCTGGGTATCATTGATTTAATCTATCCACCGCACTGGCAAAGCTATGTGACCCAGGATTTGGGTCAGACTACCGATATCGACATCTACCTTAATCGTCAGGTCGTCCGCCAGGGGCGCTTCCTCTCCTTACAGGATGAGGTACGCAATTTCCCTATTCAGCGCTGGCGCAAAAATATCGTGCTGGCTGCCGGCTCTTTGCTGGTGCTGGTGCTGCTGATCACCTGGATCCCGTTGAGCATGCCGCTCAAATTAAGTCTGGCATGGATTAAAGGCACTGAAAGCCTTCAGGTCACACAGGTCAGCGCCCTGGAAAACGTTCCACTGCATGTGGGCGATAGCCTGAAAGTGAAAGGGACGGGAATGTGCTCAATTCCGGCAATCTATCAGGGTAACCGCAGCTACGCCTTTATGCCGTTCGACTGCTCCGCCGTATATTGGAATAAAGCCGATCCCCTGCCCCTGCCGCAGTCCGATATTATCGATAAAGCTACCGCGCTGCTGGATACCACGCGGCTGCAACTTCATCCGCAGAGCAGCACCGATCCCAAGCTTAACCCGCAGCTGGCTACCGCCATTCAAAAATCAGGCATGATCCTGCTGGATGATTTTTCCGACATCGTGCAAAAAACTGAGGATCTGTGTAATCAGGATCAGGACTGTGTGCGCCTGAAGAATGCGCTGGTGAATCTCGGCAATGCCAAAGACTGGCAAACCCTGGTGCATCGCGCTAACTCCGGGGCGCTCAACGGCATGAACGTGCTGCTGAGGCCGGTCAGCGCCGAAGCGCTGGAGAACCTGGTCAATACTGCCACCTCATCTTTCTTCTATCGTGAAACGCGCCGGGCTGCGGAAGCGCTGAACAGCCCGCCGCCGGGTGGCTTCCTGATCCTCAGCGATGAAGGCCGCCAGCTGGTCAATCAGCCTGCTCCGACAGCCTCGCTGTTTGATTACAATGCACCGGAACAGTGGCCAGAGCTGCAACGCCTGGCAGGGATGCTGCTGCACACGCCGTTTAGCGCCAGTGGTATTATTACCAGCATCACCACCGACGCCAACGGTACGCGCCATATCGCGCTGCACAGTGAGCCAGACACCATCACCTTATGGCACTATCTCGGTAGCAGCCTGCTGCTGCTGGCGCTCTCCCTGTGCCTGGTGATTAACACTCTGCTGGCGCTGCGCCGCATCCATCGTCATCGTATCCGCATGATGGAAATTCATCAGTATTACGAGAAATGCTTTAACCACTCGATTAATGATATCCAGACTGTACGCCCGCTGTTTTAA
- the nudE gene encoding ADP compounds hydrolase NudE, translated as MTRQLQKPAILNVEVVAHSKLFTIEAVDLTFSNGVRRVYERMRSSGREAVMIVPIIDDHLILIQEYAVGLESYELGFPKGLIDPGETPFEAANRELKEEVGFGADRLSTLGKLTMAPSYFSSQMNIVVAEGLYPEQLEGDEPEPLPQLRWPLDNLLALLDEPDFREARNVSALFLVREWLVKQGRLRY; from the coding sequence ATGACCAGACAATTACAGAAACCTGCCATCCTCAATGTTGAGGTTGTGGCACATTCCAAACTGTTCACGATAGAAGCCGTGGACTTAACGTTCAGCAATGGCGTGCGTCGCGTGTATGAACGTATGCGATCGTCTGGCCGTGAAGCCGTAATGATCGTTCCGATTATCGACGACCATCTGATCCTGATCCAGGAGTATGCCGTCGGACTGGAAAGTTACGAACTGGGTTTCCCTAAAGGATTGATTGATCCGGGTGAAACGCCGTTTGAAGCTGCCAACCGTGAGCTGAAAGAAGAAGTGGGATTCGGCGCTGACAGGCTGTCGACGCTGGGAAAACTGACAATGGCACCCTCCTATTTTTCCAGCCAGATGAATATCGTGGTGGCAGAGGGACTTTATCCTGAGCAGCTGGAAGGGGACGAACCCGAGCCGCTACCGCAGCTGCGCTGGCCGTTGGATAATCTGCTGGCGTTGCTGGATGAACCCGATTTTCGCGAGGCGCGCAATGTCAGCGCACTATTCCTGGTCAGAGAGTGGCTGGTGAAGCAGGGCAGATTACGCTACTGA